Part of the Tolypothrix sp. PCC 7910 genome, CCAGTCTCTTACCTGCAAACTGCGATGAAACTACTGTCACCTGATAGTGGTCACCACCACCAGTCAAATCTTGCACTTGAATCTGGGCATCTGGCAGTTCCGCTTTGATCATTGCCTCAACCTGCTGCGGACTAATCATCGCAATTCCTGAAAAAACTTCTTTTCTATTATTAACAGATATAGAGCGATCGCCTTTACCAGTTGCAACTTTTGGCAGGTTTACGGCTAAACGCTCTCTAGGCAACGTTTTTGAGAATTACCTTAACGGCTGGCAGTTAATTCTATCCTACCATTAGGGCATTGAGATGCCACGGCTGTAACAAAAGAGAAAATTGCTAAATTTTGATTATTTTTGAGAAGAAGAACTCCCACCTTGGCGGGGATAGGGAGTATCGACAAAACCTAACTCCAATAACTGTTGGTAAGCTTTCTTGCCTAATTCTCTAGTAGGGTTTTGACTTTTGATAATTTGAATGAGCAATGGTACAGCTAATTCTGACTTATTTTGTGCCCGATGTACTAATGCCAGTCTATAGGTGGCTTCATCTCGCTTCTGGGCGCTCTCTAGAGCTTTTTTGCGCTGAGAATCAGAAACTCTGGTGTCAATTCCCGAAAAACTAGAGTTGAGATCTTGGTAAAAATTAGATAGCTGGTTAAAAACTTGACGTGCTTCTTGGAGTTTATTCGCAGCTACGTCATATTTTTGAGACTCA contains:
- a CDS encoding BolA family protein; the encoded protein is MISPQQVEAMIKAELPDAQIQVQDLTGGGDHYQVTVVSSQFAGKRLVQQHQLVYGALRQAMSTEAIHALALKTYTPEAWQTTAAS